The Blautia luti nucleotide sequence TCTGAACCTCACTGGTATTACCGATATTTGTATGTTCTACTCTCTGGATTTCCTGCTGTATAAGCTTCTCTTTGGTAAGGATCTTCTGATAGTCTTCTTCACTGACCAGGCCTACCTGATAACCCTTTTTACGAAGTCTTAAATCTGCATTATCCTGACGCAGAAGCAGTCTGTATTCTGCACGGCTGGTCATCATTCGATATGGTTCATGGTTTTCCTTGGTTACCAGATCATCAATCAGGACACCGATATATGCTTCTGAACGATCCAGGATCAGCTGTTCCTGTCCTTTTACTTCCATGGCCGCATTGATACCGGCGATCAGTCCCTGTGCTGCTGCTTCTTCGTATCCTGAACTTCCGTTGAACTGTCCTCCGCTGAACAGACCTTTTATTTTTTTGAACTCCAATGTAGGATAAAGCTGTCTTGGATTAATGCAATCATATTCAATAGCATATGCATTCTTTACAATTTTAGCATGTTCAAGTCCCGGTACTGAATGGTACATTTCTTCCTGAACATCTTCCGGTAATGAACTTGACATTCCTCCAATATACATTTCGTTTGTATAAAGTCCTTCTGGTTCAATGAACACCTGATGACGGTTTTTGTCTGCAAAACGAACTACTTTATCCTCAATAGACGGGCAGTAACGAGGGCCTGTTCCTTCGATCATACCGGAATATAATGGAGATCTGTCAAGATTTGCGCGTATAATTTCATGAGTTTTCTCATTTGTATAAGTCAGCCAGCAGGATTTCTGCTCGATCTGGACGTCTTCCGGATTTGTTGAGAAAGAAAACGGTACTACTCTCTCATCGCCAAACTGTTCTTCCATCTTACTGTAATCAATGGTATTTCCTGCAATACGGGCCGGAGTTCCTGTTTTGAAGCGGAACATCTCTATTCCAAGCTCTTTCAGGGAATCTGTAAGGTAATTAGCTGCCTGAAGTCCATTAGGGCCGGTATAATTGCTTACATCACCGTAAATACATCTTGCTTTCAGGTAAGTTCCTGTACAGAGAACTACAGCTTTACAATTGTAGACAGCACCGGAATAGGTTTTTACCCCTGTGATCCTGCCTTCTTCAACCAGAAGTTTCGTTACTTCTCCCTGTTTAATAGTGAGGTTTGGGGTGTTTTCCAGTGTTTTACGCATCTCGGTACTGTAAGCTTGTTTATCTGCCTGGGCACGAAGGGAATGTACTGCAGGACCTTTGGAACAGTTGAGCATCTTTGACTGAATAAAAGTCTTATCAATATTTTTTCCCATTTCACCGCCCAGGGCATCCAGCTCTCTTACCAGATGTCCCTTGGAACTTCCACCAACATTTGGATTACATGGCATCAATGCAATACTGTCTACACTGACAGTAAACATGATCGTACTCAGTCCCAGACGTGCACCCGCAAGAGCTGCTTCACAGCCTGCATGGCCGGCACCGACTACCACAATATCATAATTTTCTACTAAATTTTTCATTTTGTCTCCTCTGTTTTACTGTACAATCTATTACTCAGTAATGTCTTATTTACCCATACAGAACTTGCTGAATATTTCATTTACAAGGTCTTCCCCTACAGATTCTCCCAGAATCTTTCCCAGGTTTTCATACGCATTCATCAGATCTATGGAAAAGAAATCCTCAGGCATTCCCATTTCAATACTGTTTCTGACCAGATCAAGGCTTTTATCAGCCTCTTCCAGAGCTGCTTTATGACGTGCGTTGGTAATGTAAACTTCATCATTAAAAGAAAGCTCTCCACCAAAAAACATTTCTTTTACTTTATCTTCCAGTTCCATGATCCCGGTCTCTTCTTTGGCTGAAATAGGGATTACCGGATGTCCGGTCTTTTCCCTTAATTCTTCAAGAGGTATCACCGGTGTCAGGTCAGTCTTATTATACAGGATAATTGCCTTTTTTCCACCCAGCATGGACATAATTTCTTCGTCATTCTCATCCAGCGGCACAGAAGAATCTACCACATAAAGGATCAAATCCGCTTTCTGCGCCATCTCCCTGGCTTTATCCACACCGATCTTCTCTACGATATCTTCTGTCTCACGGATTCCAGCTGTATCTGTGATCTTCAGGGTAATTCCGTGAAGAGTGATATATTCCTCCAGAATATCCCTGGTAGTTCCGGCGATATCCGTTACAATCGCGCGGTTTTCTCCCAGCAGAAGGTTCAGAAGGGAGGATTTTCCGGCATTAGGTTTTCCCAGGATGACTGTCTGGATCCCTTCCTGAATAATCTTTCCATCTGAGGAACTTTTCAACAGTCTCTTTACTTCCTGCTGCTCTTTATCCACAACTTCCAGAAGCTCCTGGGGATATCCGTCCAGACTGATATGTTCCGGATCATCCAACGCAGACTCAATATATGCAATATGGTAGATCAGCTTTTCCCTGATGTCCCGTATCGCCTTCTGTACAGAGCCTCTGAGCTGTTCCATGGAACTTTTCAGCGCATAGTCATTCTTCGCCTGTATTACGTCCATAACGGCCTCTGCCTGGGAAAGATCCAGGCGCCCGTTGAGAAATGCCCTCTTGGTAAATTCTCCTGGTCCTGCGATCTCCGCACCGTTTTTTAATACTGTTTCCAGTACCCTTTTCATCGCATATACACCACCGTGGCAGTCGATCTCTACTGTATCTTCCCCGGTAAAAGTCCTGGGTGCCCGCATGATCATCACCAGCACCTCGTCTACCAGTTCTTCTCCGTTATAAATATATCCATAGTGGATCGTATGGCTGGGTACTTCTTTTATTTTTTTCTTCCCGCCTTTGGATCTGTAAATGCGGGAAATCACATCCATGGCATTCTCACCGCTGATACGGACGATTCCGATCCCGGAAGCGCTCATGGCTGTGGAAATAGCTGCTATCGTTGTTTCCATCTGTTTTTCCTCCACATATTCTTACGAATGCAACATTTTTTGCATTAGAGAAACATTACACATCGGGTAATCGTTCTATAATACAAAAAATGTTACTCCAGGCAAAAGTCTACACGTCAATTCACGTGTTATTCACGCTTTCACCTAGAATAACATTCTTTTTTCAATTCCGCCAGTCAGACGGTTCTTTTATTAATTTCTTTTTAATTTAACCACTACATGGCGGTAAGGCTCTTCACCTTCGCTGACTGTCTCGACGAATTTGTTTCCCTGGAGAGCAGAATGAATGATTCTTCTCTCATAAGGATTCATCGGCTCCAGTACAACTGTTTTTCTTGTTTTCTTTACTTTATAAGCGATGCCTCTTGCAAGGTTTTCAAGAGTCTCTTTACGGCGTTTACGATAGTCCTCTGTATCAAGTTTTACACGGATGTAATTGGACTTTCCTTTGTTTACCACAAGACTTGTCAGGTACTGAAGAGAGTCAAGAGTCTGTCCTCTTTTTCCAATGAGGATACCCATATCCTGTCCTTCGAAATCTACTTCAAGACTTCCATCTGTGGTATTATACTCAGATGTGATCTCCACCTCGCCCAGATTCATGGAAGCGAATACATCATGAAGGAATACCCTTGCTCTTTCTTCTACTTCTTTGATCTCGGCAGGATCTGTAATGATCTCGATAGGTTTGCCTGCCTTTACAGGCTTTTCAGCTGCCTGTTTCGGCTCTCTCGGCTGTTTTTCTCTGGTTGGTCTTTCTTTGGCAGGTTTCAGCTGTCTGGCTTTTTCCTGCTTTGGTAAAGATGCCTTCTGTTCTCTTGCTTCTTTCTTCGGTGCAGCGACTTTTACCGGCTCCGGTTTTCTTTCTTCCATAGCAGAAATTTCTTCTTTGAAAGTCTTTTCCTCTTTGATGGAATCAAGTTTTACAGTTTCAACGATTTCCTTCATCTCTTCTTCTTCAGAAACCGGTTCAACTTTACTTACTTTAATTACTGCAGGCTTGCTGCCGATTCCGAAGAATCCGTTGCTGCCTTCACTTATTACCTGAATCTCAAGCTGGTCACTGGATACGCCAAGCTCGATACATGCTTTTGTAATTGCTTCACTCTTTGTTTTCGCTGAAAACTGGATATAATCCTCCATGCCAACCCCTCCGTTCCTGACTACTTCTTCTTATTACGCTCATCAAATGCTTTTACCATATTGGCTTTCGCAGTGATGCTGCCAGGTTTCGCATTGGATGCATTTTTGTAAGATTCTTCGACTTTCTTCGCTCTTGTCTGAGCATCAGTATTACTGCTGCCCTTTTCGATCTTATTGATATTCTTTACACTCTGATGAGCCTGATTGGTGATCTTCTGAGGTGGAAGTCCCGCTTTTTCACGTTTCTTTTCCATTTTCTTCATATTCTCACTGATCAGGTCCTCGATCTGGATCTTATTCATATGCTTATTGATGATGAGCTGCTGTACACTTCTTACTGCAGCACTGGCAACCCAGTAAATACCAAGACCTACCGGGAAAGTGAAACAGAATACAGCTGACATCAGCGGCATTACCATATTCATGGTCTTCATGGAGTTCATCATCGCATCCTGCTGTGCATCTCCGCCCTGCTGTGCTGCCGAAGGCATCAGCTTTAAGTTGATCATCTGCGTAGCCCATGCCAGGATCGGGATCAGGATTGCAACGATCGCAATAAGAATAGATCCACCCACAAAAGCAGCCTTGATATAAGTCAGTGGCTGATCAGCGATGTTCAGTCCAAAGAAGTTCTGTACATGGGAAATTTCTTTCGCAGTGCTGTTCAGTGTATCGGCAAATCCGGAGAACTGGCTTGTCTCTGCAAGAGTCTTCCACTGGGAAGGTGATAAAGCATATAAAAAATCTGTTACAGAATTGCTGGTAGCATTACTTCCATCCATAACAAGCTGAACTCTGGCCATCTTATTATCCGTGATAAACTGCTGCAGGATTTCTGTGTATCCGTTTACACCTGTAATGTTGGTAACTGCAGATGCAAGGATATCTTTTACACTTCCTACATATGCCGGAATTTTATAGATAACCTGATATAATGCCATCAGGATCGGGAACTGAATTGCAAGCTGTACGCAGCTTCCTGTAGGAGATACGCCGTATTTCTGGTATACAGCCTGTGTCTCTTCCTGCATTTTCTGCATGGACGCCTGATCGTTCTTTCCCTTATA carries:
- the mnmG gene encoding tRNA uridine-5-carboxymethylaminomethyl(34) synthesis enzyme MnmG, producing MKNLVENYDIVVVGAGHAGCEAALAGARLGLSTIMFTVSVDSIALMPCNPNVGGSSKGHLVRELDALGGEMGKNIDKTFIQSKMLNCSKGPAVHSLRAQADKQAYSTEMRKTLENTPNLTIKQGEVTKLLVEEGRITGVKTYSGAVYNCKAVVLCTGTYLKARCIYGDVSNYTGPNGLQAANYLTDSLKELGIEMFRFKTGTPARIAGNTIDYSKMEEQFGDERVVPFSFSTNPEDVQIEQKSCWLTYTNEKTHEIIRANLDRSPLYSGMIEGTGPRYCPSIEDKVVRFADKNRHQVFIEPEGLYTNEMYIGGMSSSLPEDVQEEMYHSVPGLEHAKIVKNAYAIEYDCINPRQLYPTLEFKKIKGLFSGGQFNGSSGYEEAAAQGLIAGINAAMEVKGQEQLILDRSEAYIGVLIDDLVTKENHEPYRMMTSRAEYRLLLRQDNADLRLRKKGYQVGLVSEEDYQKILTKEKLIQQEIQRVEHTNIGNTSEVQSLLESYNSTPLKSGTSLAELIRRPELSYEAIAPLDKERPELPWDVQEQVDINIKYEGYIRRQLKQVEQFKKLEAKKIPADLDYEKVGSLRIEARQKLEEYRPISIGQASRISGVSPADISVLLVYLASAR
- the jag gene encoding RNA-binding cell elongation regulator Jag/EloR, which gives rise to MEDYIQFSAKTKSEAITKACIELGVSSDQLEIQVISEGSNGFFGIGSKPAVIKVSKVEPVSEEEEMKEIVETVKLDSIKEEKTFKEEISAMEERKPEPVKVAAPKKEAREQKASLPKQEKARQLKPAKERPTREKQPREPKQAAEKPVKAGKPIEIITDPAEIKEVEERARVFLHDVFASMNLGEVEITSEYNTTDGSLEVDFEGQDMGILIGKRGQTLDSLQYLTSLVVNKGKSNYIRVKLDTEDYRKRRKETLENLARGIAYKVKKTRKTVVLEPMNPYERRIIHSALQGNKFVETVSEGEEPYRHVVVKLKRN
- the yidC gene encoding membrane protein insertase YidC, giving the protein MNLEMILATKSSTPIIGQLATVMGWIMDGIYRLLNVFGIQNVGLCIIIFSILIYALMTPLQIKQQKFSKLSAIMQPELQKIQKKYKGKNDQASMQKMQEETQAVYQKYGVSPTGSCVQLAIQFPILMALYQVIYKIPAYVGSVKDILASAVTNITGVNGYTEILQQFITDNKMARVQLVMDGSNATSNSVTDFLYALSPSQWKTLAETSQFSGFADTLNSTAKEISHVQNFFGLNIADQPLTYIKAAFVGGSILIAIVAILIPILAWATQMINLKLMPSAAQQGGDAQQDAMMNSMKTMNMVMPLMSAVFCFTFPVGLGIYWVASAAVRSVQQLIINKHMNKIQIEDLISENMKKMEKKREKAGLPPQKITNQAHQSVKNINKIEKGSSNTDAQTRAKKVEESYKNASNAKPGSITAKANMVKAFDERNKKK
- the mnmE gene encoding tRNA uridine-5-carboxymethylaminomethyl(34) synthesis GTPase MnmE; its protein translation is METTIAAISTAMSASGIGIVRISGENAMDVISRIYRSKGGKKKIKEVPSHTIHYGYIYNGEELVDEVLVMIMRAPRTFTGEDTVEIDCHGGVYAMKRVLETVLKNGAEIAGPGEFTKRAFLNGRLDLSQAEAVMDVIQAKNDYALKSSMEQLRGSVQKAIRDIREKLIYHIAYIESALDDPEHISLDGYPQELLEVVDKEQQEVKRLLKSSSDGKIIQEGIQTVILGKPNAGKSSLLNLLLGENRAIVTDIAGTTRDILEEYITLHGITLKITDTAGIRETEDIVEKIGVDKAREMAQKADLILYVVDSSVPLDENDEEIMSMLGGKKAIILYNKTDLTPVIPLEELREKTGHPVIPISAKEETGIMELEDKVKEMFFGGELSFNDEVYITNARHKAALEEADKSLDLVRNSIEMGMPEDFFSIDLMNAYENLGKILGESVGEDLVNEIFSKFCMGK